TGTTCTGCAGTATCAGTTCCTCCACATTATTGCTCTTTCCTCCACCTGCACTGGGTGCTAGGCTAACTTTGAGAAGATACTATTTAAATTGCGCATTCTTTAGTAGTTCCCTACTGTTTGACCCATCAATCTAAATACCTTGACATGGCATTCAATGCTCTCCATTCTGGCTCCACTTACCTTTCTAGAGGCATCTCATTCCCCTGTTGCCCCCAGTCCAGCTGAACTCATCTCATCAGGGTGGTCCCCTCTATGGAGTATCACCTCATAACCAAGGCAACCACTTGAAAGTCTTGCCTTGACATATGTCGAGCTCAAGTCCTTTCCACACGTTTGCTAGTCTATTTTCTTTCCCTCACAGCCAAGGTTTTAAAAGTGTAGTCTATACTCACAACGTGAATTTTCTTAATATCCTCACTCCGCAGTTCACTGCAACAGGGATTCAGCTCTCACCCCACCACTAAAACTGCTTCACCACAAAGACTTTTGGGTCCTTAACTGACATCTCAGCACTGGATACACTACAGTAGTTGGCTGGCAGCCTAAGGCTTTGATTTGATTTTGCCTGGTCTGTGCAGTGTTTTAAAAGGGAAtatgataggaatgtagcaagcagtTTAGCAGCACTATCTTACACCTGGCTTTCATGTATTCTATTACCTGCCTGGTTGCTAAAGGCATTTGTTTGCTGGAGTTTGGATTCCTTCCACAGCTTCTCAGACTATATTTTTTGCCCCTAGTCAGTGTGGTATAATGAACAGAACGTGGGCTTTGTAGTCAAGACCGATGTGGGTTTGAATCCTAAGCCTGCCTCTAACCAGCTGTGTGAATTTGgacaagttacctaacctctctcaGGCTTAATACTCTCCTGGTAAAATGAAGGTAATTAGCCAATAtgcatgggggtggggtggggaggtggatcTGGTAAAGGTGGCTTTAGATTACACAGATAATGTGCCTAAGGCAGCACTTAAAACAATGCCTTTTTCATAGGGTCTACTCCATTAATGTatgttttctctccttcctctccactAGCCCCCTTAAATGTTGGCAGCTGGCCCACCAGCACAGTATCCCTAAGTAGTTGTGTCCACTCAAAGTCCTGACCCAATAAAGGCCTTCCCTGCAGCTCCCAGAGGTGATACCTGAACAGCTCATCTTCAGTTCTGAGCCTCTCATCTCACTTCTGACTGCGCAGGACCCCTGGCTTTCTGTTCTACCCTCACTTCCCCTGCGCCTCAGCCTAGGCTCCTTATCCCGATTTAGGAGAAGCTGATTCCAAGATCATCCTTCCCATCCTGACATGGCccctttttcttcatttccctCCATGGACAATTTCACTTACACCCATGGCTTCAATTACCACCTGAACTCCCAAATCTGTCTCCAGCTCAGCCCTCTCTGGAGTCCTGGATCTAAATTTCTAACTGCTCTTTGTACATCACTTTAAttcatctttcttcctttttggctTTCcttctgtggagaaagtgaaggttcctgtggccaggattcttacctggccctggtcagctagctcactacacacgtgtggcaaaacgttgttattgactctatataaagagctccacccagtgctctgggctatatggctgcaggaaagcagagatgaagtggtggcagcaccgaggacagagactgagatggctactggggcagagaggcccagaggcagagtccAGCATGCTGCAGGCccactcgctctgagtggacaggattctagtgattgacctgccaccgagGGAATGAagtttggtataaaccctttcaccccaagaacattgcaCTGTGATTTTTCCACCTCATTGAATCCGGAGTGAATTTGtccagggctaaaacccattgtcaagacacCTTCTCACTCGGAATGAAGTCCCAAGTCTCTTCCCTTGACatgactgaatgtttgtgccctCAAATTttatgttgaagccctgaccctcaatgtgatggtatttggagatgggtcaTTTAGGAGGTAATTAGAGTTAGATTAGGTCACAAGGGCAGGCAGGGCCCCATGGTGGAATTATTGCCCTAATGTGAAAAGGAGCAGAGATTCCTCTCTCACTCTGCATGTGAGAACACAGACCGTAGACATCTAAAAGCCAGGATGATTCCCACCAGAAACCAGAttggccagcaccttgatcttcgactcccagcctccagaactgtgagtaaataaatttgttgtttaagccactcagtttatggttattttttatggcagcctgagctaatACACCCAGAGAGCTCTATATTATCTGGTGTCTACTTACCCCTCCGACCTCATCTTTTCCTAGTCTTCTCTTGCTCACTCAGTTTTAGACAGTCTTCCTTGGGTTTTTCAAACATGCCAAGAATATTgggttggggggatgggtgaaatgggtgaaggggttaaggaggtacaaactgcaaattgtaaaataaattaggtgtagaatggaagtacaacatacagAATACAACCAATATTTTGTATATCTTGATATGGTAACAGGGAGAACTATGTTTACAGTGGCAAGCATCTAGCAACATATAAAGCTGAGTCactgttgtatatctgaaaccaatgaatattgtatatcaactttattccaattaaaaaacacCCTCATTGAATGACTAATCAATCACGAGTAAAGAGGATTCAGGAAAGAATGACGGCAATCTCCTATGgtggtggtttaaaaaaaaaggaatactcAGGCTTCAAGTGAGCACTCTTCAATACCTTGGCACTTAACCTGATGTAAATGGGTGGGCTTTGTGGGGAAAGAGGTATCCCTACCTCCCAGAATTTATAAGCAGTGTTTTATATATGTCTTTTAGGGATAGGACTTTTACCTTTAATCAGATTCTTAATCTGAACATCAATACCCCTGCCCCCACAATAAATTGGTCTTATTTATGCCCCTCCTGTCTACCCTCCACACTGCTGCTGCTTAATAAAACAGATTCATTGCTATCACTCCTTTGGTTTCAAAACCAGGTCTCCACCTCCCTAAAGGACAGGGCAGTCTCAGGCAGCATTATCAAGTCTCTCACACCCGAGCTTCAGCTTACCTGTCAAGCTCTATTTCCAGGTCTCACTGCTTTCTGAATACAGCATGCACCGGTTAACTTCTTTGCCTTTGCACTTCTGGTATCTTCTGCCCAGGATACCTTCCCTCCCCATTTCTGCCTGATGAATTTGCACTCTCGCCCTTCAGTGCTGTCTAGAGGGCAGCTCCTATAGCTGGCCTTCTCACCCAGCAGTTAGCCAGCCCGCCACCCTTCTCCTGTGCCACTGTGTGCTCAGTCTTGCCTCCATTGAAATTCACCTGGACGACAGGGAgctgtttatgggagtgtgtgtgaggtGTGTTATGAGAATGTGACCCCTGGTGTGCGAAGGCAGGGAATCTACCTCAGATAACCCTGGGAGCCTAGAATTGAATGGAAGAATGAATTCCTCCTCTTCCTAACGACACAAAGAGCCCCACTGTCTCTCATTATTCTTTGAGACCAAAAAATACAAGTTTAACAAAATTTATTAGTTTTCTTTCATTGCCTCTGGTCTGGGTTGGAAGGGCTCTCTGGGTTCTGGTGGCATTGTTTCTGGGCTGCTGCTGCAGCTTTTAAGGCCCTTTTTTGCTTCTTCAGCTTTTGAACCTCCTGGAAAAcctagggaagaaagaaagagagcagGAAAGACGGTGTAATCCTATGTGAAACCTCAGACCTGGAGCAGGTGGGGTGGGAACTGCCCTTTGATGGCTACCCCAGCCTTTCTCCACAGGGCTGACGGCCTGTCAGCTACTTCGCCTCAGTCAGAGGGAACCCCTCCCTCTGCTCTCAGTCCCAGAGTAGGGCCAACGAAAGCAGCAATTCTGATGCATACTTGAATGCACAGAGCCTTTTTGGTCATGAAGCGGCGGTGGTTCTTTTGGATGTGCAGAGGGGGAATGGTGTACACAATCCCCAGCTCCTTGCATGCCTTCTCAAAGACATTATAGTTGGTCTTACGGAGGTTTTTGAGCATCTTGTTCCTCTGGTCGATGCTCATCAGCAGATGGCGCTTGTGGGCTTTGTCCTGTAAGAGAGTTGGTAGTACTCTTAGTTGTTATATAAATAAGTGGTGTGCCACCTCATAGTAGCAAAGGATggtcattttatcatctcacggAAACCTCCCATCAACCTTATGTAAATATTAGTGCAGCTCTGAGGTAGGTATTGCccttgttattcccattttacagatggggaaataaaAGCTCAAAGATGTTATCTGATTCATATAAGGGCCAAGACCTGTGCTAGGTAGGGGCCTTGTGTGAGGATTGGTCTTGAATCTGGATCTAGGGGTCTCACTCCAAATCTCAGGCTCCTTCCCCTATACTACCCACTCAGCCTCTCCACAGCTTAGCAAACTGTCAGCTGGGGTGAAGAGAAGGGAAGGCCCTGTGCTCTCCCTGGAGACCCCTGCCTGCAGCCAGGTGTTATTCTGTGAGGGACCTTGGCAGTGAGGCTGGTGCGTCACACTCCAAATGAACAAAACTCTGATCTCCAAGGAGCAGGCTCAACCAGCTTCAGCGAACACTGAAGTGCCAGGTATGGTGCCATACCAGCCTGTATTCACAACTGTGTGTTTATTAAAAATACCAGCAACTGCCTAATTACAGTAgctctgtgcccagcactgtgcttaGATATGGCATAATGGTTAAGAATATGGGCCGTGGAGCACGACCACCTAGTTTTAAGTCCTAGCACATCATATCCTAGTGGTGTGCCTTGAAGAATAAATTATCACTTCATGCCTAGATTATTCCTTTGGAAAATGAATAGAGATTATAACCCTTATGGTTATAAGGGTTAAATGAGCTGATGCATGTATTTAGCATAAGGCCTAAATACTTTATATGCATCATGTTGACTGCTATTATTATTTCATATAGTCTTTGCAATCCTGTCAGCAGGTACTATTATgagccccattttatagacaggaGAACTAAGGCTCAGGCATATAAAGTAacttccccaaagtcacacagctatttaagtggaagtggcagagctgggatttaaacccaggGAAACCTgaccccattcattcattcaagaaatatttactgagcacccactATATGCTAGACACTGTGACCATGCTCTAAAGTTTGTGTTCTTGATCACTGGTGACACTCAGCATAGCCCTTTTCGGCTCCCATTTCTCCCCGGGGCAGGTGGGAAATGTCTTTCCCACTGCATCTGAGGGGTAGGCACTCTGGTGATGGAGCTGCCTGGCTTCTCAACCTGCTCCTTGGCACCCAAGCCCTTCAGCTTGCAGACTCCTCTCCCTGGCTGCTGGTGTTGAGCTGTGAGTGATAGCCAAGGCTTACCTTTCGGTGTTTCTGCATGTGCTCTTCATAATTGCGGATCCTGACAGTCaaggcaacaactgaaaccacaaACCACAGAGGATGCAAGCTGggcacagaggaaggaagggCCCAGGCCTGGGTTATGTTTTAAGAGCTCAAGGAATAATAATCACCAATGCTTCTGAACTCTCTATAATTCCCAAAGCACTCTGAGTTTCCAGGTCTCAAAAGGCTTTGGATTACTTTCCTTTAGAAAGCTAAGGCTGAGGAAGTAAAGTTCCTTTATCTTATAAAATCGTATCATCCCTAGATTATAGCAAATAGCATTCTTAACAGTTAAATTATAGAGCATTCCTATTAAATTCAGCAAGGGTCTAGGATGCATGCACTATCATATTAATGATTCAACACTGCACTGGAGATCAGTCAATGCAGTAAGTCAAAGATTCCACAACTGTCAAGGGTCTACTCCTTGCCTCTCCCCTTCCCAGCTGCCTCTCTTATCTCTGTGTTTGCACTACTGAGTTTTCATAATGATCAGCTCCCACTTATCTCCTAAAGCTCCTGGAATATCCTTCCTTCAGGTGTCCTCTTGTTTGATTTTTGCCTGTATGGCAAAGAGAGGACAAAAGGCAAAAGCAGAAGGTGGCCCCAAGGCTGTCACTACAGCAGGCCCCTCCGATACCCACACTGAGTTCTGGAAGCACCGCAGAGTGTAGTGGGGACCTCAGCCCTGACCACCTGGCCCTTTCACACTGCCCTAGCTGCAGagtggagagagacagagagacgaaATTTGGTTCATGAGGAGCCTTGCCTGAGTGCACGCAGGGGAACCTGGGCACTGACTCCAGCATTCCAGAGTTCAGGATACAGAGTCCAGTTTTTATTGCCCTTGGTCTTTCCTGCCTCTCCCTTTATTGAGCCACATTTAAGAGCTAGTGTACTTCCAGGTGGAGGCCCTGGATCAAGTACCAGCTAGCAGACTCCCCTGCACCCCGACTCCCCAAGGGCCCCCTAACCAACTTCGAGCCTCCAGGGAGCGCGTGTCCTCAGGGTTTGCCACGACCTTTTTCATCAACTGTTCTTGCTTGATTTTTAGCTTCTCCTTCTGTTGAAGATAGAGACAGAGAATCCATGAGGTCTGCCACCCCCTGAGAACTAGCTCTAATACCTTCAAGCCCATGGCTGCAGTCATAGCAACTAGGTCATAAGGGTCAGGGCCTGACTTTACTCTGCTCACCTAAGCATGGCTTTTGGCCAGTCACATAGCTATTCACGTCAAGGTGATCCCAAGGCCAGTGTCACTGACAGGAGAAATGGCTTGTTGGATGAATGTTCCCAAACTTTGCTTATTCATTCAGGCATTAGGTGGTTATTGGGCACCTACTCTTTGCCAAGTGTTAGGGGTACAATGTGGGAACAAGACTGGCTTGGGGGTACTGACGAGTGGACATAGAATGAGAGTGGGATAAATGCTGTCCCTTGAGAAGCATGAGACAGGAGGTGTTAGCTGGGTAGGAGGAAGTCCTAGAGAAGAGAGCTGGGAGAGGCCGAGGTTGGCACAAGCTACTCACCTGGTTGGCCATTTCCAGAGATAAGAGTCTTTTCACGACATTGTCGAGCCTGTGAAACCATAGCAATGAGAGACAGGTTGAGGGGAGAGGGGCAAGGGGAAGCAACGCTGTTTTCATTTTAGTTTAAAAAGCAAGgatgacttaaaaattttttatgacaAATTAATCTCTCTGCAAGTGGGGAGTCATTTCTCAAGGATTAAAAGTCAGTGTGGATCTGATTTGCTGTGGTGAGAATGATGTGATAACTGCAGAAAATGGGGCTGTCAGCTCAAGTGTTCCAGGCTTGTCAGAGGGACAGCAGAGGAAGAATTTCCATTTTAGCTAGAAATGGTTCAGTCTGTTTTAAGACACTTCACTGCTATAATCACTATTTCTTTCTCATGTCACACTGCATAGCGGGAGGGACTGGAGGGTCTGCCCAGCTCGTGCTGCACAGGAGATGCACAGAAGGATCCTGACTTTGGTGTCTTTCAGCCCTGGATTCAAACGCCAGCTCTGTCCCTTGGGAGCTGCAGGACACCGGGCAGCTTGATAATCTATAAAGTGGGGACAATGTGTCTCTCCTCACAGGGCTTTTGTAAGGATCAAGAGGTGACAGATTTCTACAAAGACCCATGAGGCATATTGCCTCCTTGGTATCTA
The sequence above is a segment of the Manis pentadactyla isolate mManPen7 chromosome 4, mManPen7.hap1, whole genome shotgun sequence genome. Coding sequences within it:
- the MRPS15 gene encoding 28S ribosomal protein S15, mitochondrial isoform X3 produces the protein MLRAVWRALGSLRTPAVTQAPGLGVPCGGCARLPRTQWGLSSPPRVRPSQDDDPPPSTLLKDYQNIPGVDKLDNVVKRLLSLEMANQKEKLKIKQEQLMKKVVANPEDTRSLEARSCLHPLWFVVSVVALTVRIRNYEEHMQKHRKDKAHKRHLLMSIDQRNKMLKNLRKTNYNVFEKACKELGIVYTIPPLHIQKNHRRFMTKKALCIQVFQEVQKLKKQKRALKAAAAAQKQCHQNPESPSNPDQRQ
- the MRPS15 gene encoding 28S ribosomal protein S15, mitochondrial isoform X1; translated protein: MLRAVWRALGSLRTPAVTQAPGLGVPCGGCARLPRTQWGLSSPPRGLRPAARGYSALEPVRPSQDDDPPPSTLLKDYQNIPGVDKLDNVVKRLLSLEMANQKEKLKIKQEQLMKKVVANPEDTRSLEARSCLHPLWFVVSVVALTVRIRNYEEHMQKHRKDKAHKRHLLMSIDQRNKMLKNLRKTNYNVFEKACKELGIVYTIPPLHIQKNHRRFMTKKALCIQVFQEVQKLKKQKRALKAAAAAQKQCHQNPESPSNPDQRQ
- the MRPS15 gene encoding 28S ribosomal protein S15, mitochondrial isoform X2; the protein is MLRAVWRALGSLRTPAVTQAPGLGVPCGGCARLPRTQWGLSSPPRGLRPAARGYSALEPVRPSQDDDPPPSTLLKDYQNIPGVDKLDNVVKRLLSLEMANQKEKLKIKQEQLMKKVVANPEDTRSLEARIVALTVRIRNYEEHMQKHRKDKAHKRHLLMSIDQRNKMLKNLRKTNYNVFEKACKELGIVYTIPPLHIQKNHRRFMTKKALCIQVFQEVQKLKKQKRALKAAAAAQKQCHQNPESPSNPDQRQ